A window from Leptothermofonsia sichuanensis E412 encodes these proteins:
- the malQ gene encoding 4-alpha-glucanotransferase yields MNSSGSKPALAHCRISGVLLHPTSFPSPFGIGDLGSGAHRFIDFLAETGQQIWQVLPLGPTGFGNSPYMCYSAMAGNPLLISPELLRDQGLLSQEDFANLPKFPADEVDFESVAAYKMALLKKAYETFRAKASDQQRHEFNLFCQEKADWLDDYALFMALKEDQDGASWHTWEPALAHRTHDALEKARFRLPGPIFFQKFIQYEFARQWAELKQYANSRNIYIVGDIPVYVAHDSADVWARPANFSLDVRTGEPAMMAGVPPDYFSATGQLWGNPIYNWGRLKKTRFAWWIQRFRVLREYVDYIRIDHFRGFESYWAVPRGETTAVKGRWVKAPGEAFFETLREELGELPVMAEDLGVITPEVEALRDRFDFPGMRVLQFAFGSDPANPFLPFNYNRNCVVYTGTHDNNTTVGWFENDLNDYERTNLLSYLGGVSPDGIQWDLIRLALSSIANVAIIPLQDILGLGKDARMNRPGAAEGNWHWRYQDDQLTEEVRDRLAKITWLFGRGPAHW; encoded by the coding sequence ATGAATTCTTCTGGCTCTAAACCAGCACTGGCTCATTGTCGAATCAGCGGCGTTTTGTTGCACCCCACTTCCTTTCCCAGTCCGTTTGGGATTGGGGATTTGGGATCGGGAGCACACCGATTTATTGATTTTCTCGCAGAAACCGGGCAACAAATCTGGCAGGTCTTACCACTGGGACCCACGGGATTTGGTAACTCTCCTTACATGTGCTATTCAGCCATGGCAGGCAATCCACTGTTAATCAGCCCGGAACTATTACGCGATCAGGGTTTGTTGTCTCAGGAAGACTTTGCTAATTTGCCCAAGTTTCCTGCGGATGAGGTTGATTTCGAGTCAGTGGCGGCATACAAGATGGCTCTGCTGAAAAAAGCCTATGAAACCTTCAGAGCAAAGGCTTCTGATCAACAACGGCATGAGTTTAATCTGTTTTGTCAGGAAAAAGCTGACTGGTTGGATGATTATGCTCTGTTTATGGCGCTGAAGGAAGATCAGGATGGAGCCAGTTGGCATACCTGGGAACCAGCCCTGGCGCATCGAACCCATGATGCTCTGGAAAAAGCACGGTTTCGCCTGCCAGGACCAATTTTTTTCCAGAAATTTATCCAGTATGAATTTGCCCGCCAGTGGGCTGAACTGAAGCAGTACGCGAATTCTCGCAACATCTATATCGTGGGGGATATTCCCGTCTATGTTGCCCATGACAGTGCGGATGTGTGGGCCCGTCCTGCTAATTTCTCCCTGGATGTCCGAACGGGTGAACCCGCGATGATGGCAGGGGTGCCACCGGACTACTTCAGCGCCACGGGGCAATTGTGGGGGAATCCAATCTATAACTGGGGACGGCTGAAGAAGACCAGATTTGCCTGGTGGATTCAGCGGTTTCGGGTGCTGCGGGAGTATGTGGATTACATTCGGATTGACCACTTTCGTGGGTTTGAGAGTTACTGGGCCGTTCCCAGGGGAGAAACAACGGCTGTCAAAGGCAGATGGGTGAAGGCACCGGGAGAAGCTTTTTTTGAAACCCTACGGGAAGAACTGGGAGAACTGCCTGTCATGGCGGAAGACCTGGGCGTGATTACACCGGAAGTTGAAGCCCTGCGCGATCGCTTTGACTTCCCTGGCATGAGGGTGTTGCAATTTGCCTTTGGCTCCGATCCGGCGAATCCCTTTCTACCGTTTAACTACAATCGTAACTGCGTGGTCTACACCGGCACCCACGATAACAACACGACGGTTGGCTGGTTTGAGAACGATCTGAACGACTATGAACGCACCAATCTGCTGAGCTATCTGGGTGGGGTCAGTCCGGACGGGATTCAGTGGGATTTGATTCGACTGGCACTCAGTTCGATCGCCAATGTTGCCATCATTCCCCTGCAAGACATTCTGGGGCTGGGTAAGGATGCTCGCATGAACCGCCCTGGTGCCGCCGAGGGTAACTGGCACTGGCGTTACCAGGATGATCAGTTAACGGAAGAGGTGCGCGATCGGCTGGCAAAGATTACCTGGTTGTTTGGGCGGGGACCTGCGCACTGGTGA
- a CDS encoding MgtC/SapB family protein: protein MTSAESIIRLIVAFLLGSALGLERQWRQRMAGLRTNTLVSTGAALFVMLSVLIPGDASPTRIAAQVVSGIGFLGGGVILREGLTVRGLNTAATLWCAAAIGSLSGAGLLFQAGIGTAAVLAANLLLRPLGYRINQQPLNGTELELCYRCDVVCRAQDEAHIRALLLQAVVGGKLQLRSLYSEDLEDTLDRVSVEAELVTQERNDAFLEQIVSRLSLEPGVIAIRWRIIEQEFG, encoded by the coding sequence ATGACATCCGCCGAGTCTATTATTCGCCTGATCGTTGCGTTTCTGCTAGGTTCAGCCCTGGGGCTGGAACGCCAGTGGCGGCAACGGATGGCTGGATTGCGAACCAATACCCTGGTTTCAACAGGGGCAGCATTGTTTGTCATGCTTTCGGTCCTGATACCGGGGGATGCCAGCCCAACTCGCATTGCTGCTCAGGTAGTCTCCGGTATTGGCTTTTTGGGTGGCGGTGTGATTTTGCGGGAAGGCTTGACGGTGCGCGGGTTAAATACAGCGGCGACGTTGTGGTGCGCTGCTGCGATCGGCTCGTTATCGGGGGCGGGACTGCTTTTCCAGGCAGGAATTGGTACGGCTGCGGTTCTGGCTGCCAACTTGCTTTTGCGTCCGTTGGGATATCGCATCAACCAGCAGCCTCTCAATGGTACAGAACTGGAACTCTGTTATCGTTGCGATGTCGTCTGTCGTGCTCAGGACGAAGCTCACATCCGGGCGTTATTACTGCAAGCAGTGGTAGGTGGAAAACTACAATTGCGATCGCTCTACAGCGAGGATCTGGAAGATACGCTTGATCGCGTCAGTGTAGAAGCTGAACTGGTAACTCAAGAACGCAATGATGCTTTTCTGGAACAAATTGTCAGCCGCCTGAGTTTGGAACCAGGGGTGATTGCCATCCGCTGGCGCATTATTGAACAGGAGTTTGGTTGA
- a CDS encoding B12-binding domain-containing radical SAM protein: MRNYTIDWMHPSCFISRDFVPNLPLTQERLLFTPTVPADDAIPTIFAFPNEYSVGITSLGFQVVWATLASRPDVQVSRLFTDGHEALPSEPELLGFSLSWELDYVNVLGLLESLDIPLRAVERFPQTPAAQPVRYPLVFGGGPVLTANPEPFAEFLDVVLLGDGELLLDAFVSAYQEVRQADRATQLRHLATVPGVYVPSLYEVTYDGPDGGIRAIAPLASDLPSTVEKQTYRGNVLSASTVVTEKAAWENIYMVEVVRSCPEMCRFCLASYLTLPFRVASLEESLIPAIARGLAVTDRIGLLGASVTQHPEFESLLDYLNQPEYDQVRLSIASVRTNTVTPKLAATLVKHDTRSITIAVESGSDRLRQIINKKLTNEEIIQAAIHARAGGLSHLKLYGMVGVPGEEPDDLDQTVAMLQAIKKAAPGLRLTFGCSTFVPKSHTPFQWFGVNLQAEKRLQQLQKKLRPQGIDFRPESYNWSVIQALLSRGDRRLSHLLELTRHYGDSLGSYRRAFKELRGKLPDLDYYVHSDWALDQVLPWSHLQGPLSQATLVKHLAASAQSPSL; this comes from the coding sequence TTGAGAAATTATACGATAGATTGGATGCATCCGTCCTGTTTCATTTCCCGTGATTTTGTGCCTAATTTACCGCTGACCCAAGAACGGCTACTGTTCACTCCAACCGTACCGGCGGATGATGCCATTCCCACAATTTTTGCGTTTCCCAATGAATACAGTGTTGGCATTACCAGCCTGGGCTTTCAGGTCGTATGGGCGACGCTGGCTTCCCGTCCGGACGTGCAGGTAAGTCGGCTGTTTACAGATGGGCATGAAGCTCTGCCATCGGAGCCAGAATTGCTGGGGTTTTCCCTGTCCTGGGAGTTAGATTATGTCAATGTTCTGGGACTGCTGGAGTCTCTGGATATTCCATTACGGGCAGTGGAACGATTTCCCCAGACGCCTGCTGCACAGCCAGTAAGGTATCCCCTGGTGTTTGGTGGGGGACCAGTTTTGACGGCAAATCCAGAGCCGTTTGCCGAGTTCCTGGATGTGGTGTTGTTGGGCGATGGGGAACTGTTGCTGGATGCTTTTGTCAGTGCCTACCAGGAGGTGCGGCAGGCAGATCGGGCTACCCAACTGCGGCATCTGGCAACGGTGCCAGGGGTTTACGTGCCCAGTCTGTACGAAGTCACCTATGACGGACCCGATGGGGGAATCCGGGCGATCGCCCCCCTGGCATCAGACCTTCCCTCCACGGTTGAAAAACAAACCTACCGGGGTAATGTTCTATCTGCTTCAACGGTTGTCACTGAAAAAGCGGCCTGGGAAAACATCTACATGGTGGAAGTGGTACGCAGTTGCCCGGAGATGTGCCGGTTTTGCCTGGCCAGCTATTTAACGTTGCCGTTCCGGGTCGCCAGTCTGGAGGAGTCCCTGATTCCGGCGATCGCCCGCGGTTTAGCCGTCACTGACCGGATCGGGCTACTGGGGGCTTCCGTGACCCAGCATCCAGAGTTTGAAAGTCTGCTGGATTACCTGAACCAGCCGGAATATGACCAGGTTCGACTCAGTATTGCCTCGGTTCGCACCAATACCGTTACCCCCAAACTGGCAGCAACCCTGGTCAAGCATGATACCCGCTCAATCACCATTGCAGTCGAAAGTGGTTCCGATCGCCTGCGCCAAATCATCAATAAAAAGCTGACCAATGAAGAGATTATTCAGGCGGCTATCCATGCCAGAGCGGGGGGACTGAGCCACCTCAAACTCTATGGCATGGTAGGGGTACCGGGTGAGGAACCAGACGATCTGGATCAGACGGTGGCAATGCTGCAAGCCATTAAAAAAGCGGCTCCCGGTCTGCGGCTCACCTTTGGGTGCAGCACTTTTGTCCCCAAATCCCACACCCCGTTTCAATGGTTTGGGGTCAATCTCCAGGCTGAGAAACGCTTACAACAATTGCAGAAAAAACTGCGTCCCCAGGGGATTGATTTTCGCCCAGAAAGCTACAACTGGTCAGTGATTCAGGCACTGCTATCACGGGGCGATCGCCGCCTTTCCCATCTGCTGGAACTGACCCGTCATTACGGGGACTCCCTGGGCAGTTATCGGCGGGCATTCAAAGAACTGCGCGGCAAATTACCGGATTTAGACTATTACGTCCACTCCGACTGGGCACTGGACCAGGTTTTACCCTGGAGCCATCTTCAGGGACC
- a CDS encoding type II toxin-antitoxin system RelE/ParE family toxin: MVLRNLIILPEAEQDVAQAYTWYEEQEFGLGEEFLRCVDACIQFIRRNPEMYRVTHESYRRAVVRRFPYVVFYEHSDTIVTVYAVFHCSQDPKKWRSRLL, translated from the coding sequence ATGGTGCTTAGAAATCTGATCATTCTGCCAGAAGCGGAACAAGATGTGGCTCAGGCTTATACGTGGTATGAAGAGCAAGAGTTTGGTTTAGGCGAAGAGTTCCTTCGGTGTGTTGATGCTTGCATTCAATTCATCCGGCGCAACCCTGAAATGTATCGGGTAACCCACGAAAGTTATCGAAGGGCTGTCGTACGGCGCTTTCCCTACGTGGTCTTCTATGAGCATTCAGACACAATAGTTACTGTATATGCCGTTTTCCACTGTTCTCAAGATCCAAAAAAATGGCGAAGTCGATTGTTGTAG
- a CDS encoding pepsin/retropepsin-like aspartic protease family protein, with amino-acid sequence MPSTIEFPFPDDEALPSIPITLSYADFSVSANALLDTGSTVNLLPYDIGLQLGAIWEEQTVRLPLAGNLARVEARGLFVHVQIGNLEPVRPAFAWAKVSQVPLILGQTNFFREFDVCFQRSRHTMEITHF; translated from the coding sequence ATGCCTAGTACAATCGAGTTCCCCTTTCCCGATGATGAAGCATTACCCTCGATTCCCATCACTCTGAGTTATGCAGACTTCTCTGTTTCTGCGAATGCACTGCTAGATACTGGGTCTACGGTTAACCTCTTACCTTATGACATTGGGCTGCAATTAGGTGCCATTTGGGAGGAACAAACTGTCCGCTTACCGTTGGCTGGAAATCTTGCGAGGGTTGAAGCACGGGGCTTGTTTGTGCATGTTCAAATTGGAAACTTGGAACCAGTTCGCCCAGCGTTTGCTTGGGCAAAAGTCTCTCAGGTGCCCTTAATCCTTGGACAAACGAACTTTTTTCGAGAATTTGATGTCTGTTTTCAACGATCGCGGCATACGATGGAAATTACCCACTTCTAG
- a CDS encoding IS630 family transposase encodes MHPPLFVRPLTPDEKSGLEQGLRSRDRFKLRRSQILLASAQGQTPSQIARHVGCTAQTVRNVIRAFEDQGLGCLVAQSSRPKTTQSTFDEAGREQLRNLLRRSPREFGQPHSLWSLPMLAAVAQAQGMTDKRVSGVTMHHTLKAMGIEWKRAKAPITSPDPQYELKKRQRDRLIKLAQQPGWGLGYLDEGWWSRFALLTLQAWSEVEALQLESRTANNADPDPKAIACYGVWFRALGQMLLRFVDQRPISEITCSFLAWLCHQVRQFQVFVLVWDNASWHNSKQVRQWIRDHNAQVKQSGQGVRLIICRLPVKSPWLNAIEPKWMHGKRAIIDPGRTLSAQELKTRICTYFDCPLLEPLAKQVS; translated from the coding sequence ATGCATCCTCCCCTGTTTGTTCGACCTCTAACGCCAGACGAGAAGAGTGGGTTGGAACAAGGACTCCGTTCTCGAGATAGGTTCAAGTTACGCCGCAGTCAGATTTTGTTAGCCAGCGCCCAAGGTCAAACTCCGAGCCAAATTGCTCGCCACGTTGGATGTACTGCCCAAACAGTGCGCAATGTAATTCGAGCGTTTGAAGATCAAGGACTGGGATGTTTGGTCGCCCAATCGAGCCGACCGAAAACGACCCAATCCACCTTTGATGAGGCTGGGCGGGAACAACTGCGAAACTTGCTGCGCCGCAGCCCGCGAGAGTTTGGTCAACCGCATTCGCTGTGGAGTTTGCCGATGTTGGCTGCCGTGGCCCAAGCCCAAGGGATGACCGACAAGCGAGTCAGTGGGGTGACGATGCATCACACGCTCAAAGCGATGGGGATTGAATGGAAACGCGCCAAGGCTCCCATCACCTCTCCTGACCCTCAATATGAGCTAAAAAAGCGGCAGCGAGACCGCCTGATTAAGTTGGCCCAGCAACCGGGGTGGGGCTTGGGCTATCTCGATGAAGGTTGGTGGTCTCGCTTTGCCCTCCTTACCCTGCAAGCGTGGAGTGAAGTCGAAGCCCTACAACTGGAATCGCGCACGGCTAACAACGCTGACCCCGACCCTAAAGCGATTGCCTGTTATGGAGTCTGGTTCAGAGCTTTGGGGCAGATGCTGCTCCGCTTTGTAGACCAGCGGCCCATCAGCGAAATCACCTGCTCATTTCTGGCTTGGCTGTGCCACCAGGTGCGTCAATTTCAAGTCTTTGTCCTGGTTTGGGATAATGCCAGCTGGCATAACTCGAAACAAGTCCGGCAATGGATCCGTGACCATAATGCCCAAGTCAAACAATCCGGTCAGGGAGTGCGTTTAATCATTTGCCGCTTACCCGTCAAGAGTCCTTGGCTCAATGCCATTGAACCCAAATGGATGCATGGAAAAAGAGCCATTATCGACCCGGGGCGAACCTTAAGCGCACAAGAATTGAAAACTCGAATTTGTACTTACTTTGATTGTCCCTTGTTAGAACCCCTTGCAAAACAGGTCTCTTAA
- a CDS encoding addiction module protein yields the protein MNTEFTQVFELTLSEKLQLLEDLWDSIAQAPEQIPVLDWQKEELARRKDAYLLNPGSGSSWEAAKERIRNGQYGA from the coding sequence ATGAACACAGAGTTCACTCAAGTCTTTGAGTTAACCCTTTCAGAGAAATTGCAACTGCTGGAAGATTTGTGGGATAGCATCGCCCAAGCTCCAGAGCAGATTCCTGTGCTTGACTGGCAAAAAGAAGAACTCGCCAGGAGAAAGGATGCCTACTTGCTGAACCCTGGCTCAGGTAGTTCATGGGAGGCGGCTAAGGAGCGAATTCGCAACGGACAGTATGGTGCTTAG